Genomic window (Zingiber officinale cultivar Zhangliang chromosome 2B, Zo_v1.1, whole genome shotgun sequence):
actaattcaaaattatttcttaatATCTACCTGTATTGAACGGATTTACTTCGCTATGAACTCGGAAGAAATCGAACGGTTTCGTCCCGGCCAAACTTTTACAAACCTCACAAAGCGCGAGATCCAGCCGCCATGCCATCTGCCGCAGCCGAGTTCATCGACGCCGCCCTGCGGGCCACCGGCGACGAACCCCTCTCCTACACCCACACTCATACCGACCTCAAGTGGCTCATCCGCGACCACCTCCTCTCCCTCCTCGGTGCGTTCCCCTCCCTTTCCCCCCACTCCGCCACCTTCACCGATGGCGACGGCGACGCCGCCCGACTCCTCCACGCCCACGGTCTCCTCCCCGTCTCACCCGACGCGCCCCACGTCCTCCTCACCATCTGGCTCCAGCGTGACTACCCCTTGACGCCGCCCCTCGTCTTCGTCTTCCCTGCCGGCGCCGACCAACCGCTCCTCCACGACCACCCCTTCGTCGACGCCGCGTCCGGCGCCGTCGCCTCTCCCTACCTTGAAGAGTGGGCCTTCCCCGAGTCCAACCTAGCCGGCCTCGCCCGCGACCTCGTTAGGGTCTTTGGGCTCTGCCACCCCTACGCGGCAGTAAAAAGGGGACCCGTAATGCCGACGATGAAGGAGACAATCGACTGTCTTCTGGCCCGTCTCCTTGATGACGCGTGGGCGTTCCGGTCGCAAATCGAGGCCGACGTCGAGCGGCTCGCGAAGATGCAAGCGTTGCTGCTCGACAGAGCTCGAGCGATTCAATCGGGGCTGTGGGAGCTCGAAACAGAGAAGCAAAGATTGGAGGAGGCCGTGAAGCGAAAAGCAGAGGACGCGCATGCGCTCTGCGATTGGTTAGAACTGGTTCGTGGCGTGGAGGCTACGTCATTAGAAGGGCTGGAGGCGGTGGAAGAGGCCGGGAGGCGGATGTTGGAGGAGGAAGCGGCGGCCGCCGCTGTGGATGACGTGGTGTACGCGCTTGATCAAGCGCTGGAGGCGGAGGTGTTGGATTTCGCTAGCTACATGAAGCAAATGAAAGCCTTGGCGAGGCAGCAGTTCTTCCACAGGGCCTGGGTCAGCAAAATCCAACGCTCTAGTAGACTCTTATTGCTTCTGGACAAAGATTTGGCAGGCTATTGAATTAGATTTGGTGGTTATGTTTCTACCAGTCTTGCTTAGTTGTTATGATATAGAAATTTCTCAAGGTTAAAACGACTTCATATACATATAAGTTAAACAAATAATGGCTAAGTTATCCATCAAAATTAGAGTTTTTAGTCTATTTAAATACCGGTTTAAGTTGTTATTCAGGAGtttttgatgaataataattttcaaacatGTTGTTCTCTTTTATCCAATGACGAGGGATACAGGTTGTATCGAGCAGGTTTTGGAGAAGACGGAAagattttgattaaaataatgTTGAGGTTAAAGTTAAGATAGGAAAGTAATTTCCATCTAAGTCAGTTGATCATCTAATTGTTAGGTCTTGCTCAAATAACTCTAGCTTAAAATATTTAGATGGGTCAACTTGAATGAATAttaaggttctctgtgaacacctGGTCGGACAAAGTCCGGACGGACTTAGAGATATTTAATCCTATATATAGCTCTTGATACGCGTTCGGCTGGGTAAGGCTAAACGgacataaggttctctgtgaacactCTGTCGGGCAAAGACCGGATGGACCCAGAGATACTCAATCTCATATATAGCTCTCGATATGTGTTCGGGCGTGTAAAGGCTGAACAGTCTCTGCGAACACCCACCCAACCAGGCAAGGCCCGGTCGGGCAAGGCCCGGACAGACCCAAAAATACTTAATCCTATATATAGCTCTTGACACGCGTTCGGTCGGGTAAAAGCTAAATGGACATAAGGTTCTCCGTGAATACCTGGCCAGACAAAACCCAGGCGGACTTGATAACATTTCATCTCATAAAACTCTTTATACATACACTATTGTTcggataaggatagattaaataTATGACTCTCTATATATGTCTGGCTTATCAAAGGACGGTTAGGTTTAAATTACTTGAAGATATAGTACCCCTAAAATATAGTTCTCACATACGCATTTTATTATAGGGCTCCTCAGGTGAACTTATGGCATAATAAGGGTATTATATTAGTTTCTGAGTAGGTTTTTGTAATATTTAATGTATGGTCAAGTAGATTAATACAATAACAAGTAGTACAGCTGGCCTGGTGGAGCGGCTGAGATGCATTCAGCAAGCCAACAACAGACAGCATTTTGACAGCCTCTCATAATTGTTAGGGAATATTTCCTTGAaatctcctttgaaaactaattggTTTCCTATTAATGAGTAAGTTATAATAACATTCTCCTTCAACAACTTCAGTAATAGTGCGGAGCATAAATGACAAAAGACATACATTTATAGATAGAAAAAAGATTTCTTGGAACTATCATGAAACACTCAGGTTGTACTTTCTTCCATCACTTAACAAGGTCTAACAAATCGGGGACCACCTCACGATCGCaaaggttatgtgaggtggtataaaaggaGAAATCCTCTCCGCTGGAAAGGTACGCAAACATTTGCATCTGAAGTTATACTTTCTTGCACTTTCTCTACTGTTCTTCTTCCACTTTCAAaagaggagactgacttgagcgtcggaggcccTAGCTAGAGATTCGTATtccgatcttaggtcactaacactttgttaGCTTGTCTGATTGTGCGTAGGGTCGTTAGGGAGTTCCTTCAGATCATGAGAAGCTTATTACTCTTCTACCAACCATCCATTGAAGCTAGCGTGTCATCTCATagccttcagacaggatcaagtTTGGCACCATCTGTGGGATTCTTCGTCTAAATCTAAAGCTTTGTGATGGAGGAGGTTGGAAAACTCAATACCATCACCTTAACACAGGAAGATCTGGAGTTGCTTATCAATGCTAGAGTGCAGAAATTACTTCAACAATAATAACAAGCCAACACTGGTGGTAAACTACCACCACCAAATCCGATAGCATCAACAACTGCTCATCAAAGGGAGAGAGGGGTTTAGCAGGAGGGTCATGCTGGCTTGCCCCCTGTGCCTCTCTCACCAACCCAGCA
Coding sequences:
- the LOC122049341 gene encoding protein ELC-like; the protein is MPSAAAEFIDAALRATGDEPLSYTHTHTDLKWLIRDHLLSLLGAFPSLSPHSATFTDGDGDAARLLHAHGLLPVSPDAPHVLLTIWLQRDYPLTPPLVFVFPAGADQPLLHDHPFVDAASGAVASPYLEEWAFPESNLAGLARDLVRVFGLCHPYAAVKRGPVMPTMKETIDCLLARLLDDAWAFRSQIEADVERLAKMQALLLDRARAIQSGLWELETEKQRLEEAVKRKAEDAHALCDWLELVRGVEATSLEGLEAVEEAGRRMLEEEAAAAAVDDVVYALDQALEAEVLDFASYMKQMKALARQQFFHRAWVSKIQRSSRLLLLLDKDLAGY